From Triticum urartu cultivar G1812 chromosome 2, Tu2.1, whole genome shotgun sequence, a single genomic window includes:
- the LOC125536193 gene encoding uncharacterized protein LOC125536193, which yields MELEAPVVEADPGRRITRGAGGGGGGGEGEGPAGRTTLLPCPNCDIQVVHKLAQLLLPGLAAACVDSTLGSPSSALAVQLRAELVRYVAHRSSSPPEAEEEEDPIDRDDPAEALAAFLDDFAGSKRSVAVSIAGWLPYLGGGDDGRDDRIEDLVEEMEASRFWPVERREAVARDLLRGLDAGGGRFRCREELGTPEELADHVAARCGFRPVRCRNQAQGCRAEVSACRADAHDEACAFKLLPCEQRCGLAVARRQMDRHCVTVCPMKLANCPFFQLGCESAFPACNLGSHCAEFLRPHLRLLLSPSKIGAGRLDPEERLLRLEKHDSDGALGEALDVRSLTNAIAQLEKKMDAEDGSPGYTGDDNKEAMPTQDSNSAALH from the exons ATGGAATTGGAGGCCCCGGTGGTCGAAGCAGATCCGGGGAGAAGAATCACAAGAGgagcaggaggcggcggcggcggcggcgagggggaggGCCCGGCTGGTCGGACCACCCTCCTGCCCTGCCCCAACTGCGACATCCAGGTGGTGCACAAGCTGGCGCAGCTGCTGCTCCCGGGCCTGGCCGCGGCGTGCGTCGACAGCACCCTCGGGAGCCCCTCCTCCGCGCTCGCCGTCCAGCTGCGCGCGGAGCTGGTCCGCTACGTCGCGCACCGCAGCAGCAGCCCGCccgaggcggaggaggaggaggacccgATCGACCGCGACGACCCGGCCGAGGCGCTGGCCGCGTTCCTGGACGACTTCGCGGGCAGCAAGAGGAGCGTCGCCGTCTCCATCGCCGGCTGGCTCCCGTACctgggcggcggcgacgacggccGCGACGACCGGATCGAGGACCTCGTCGAGGAGATGGAGGCGAGCCGCTTCTGGCCGGTCGAGAGGCGGGAGGCCGTCGCGCGGGACCTCCTCCGCGGCCTGGACGCCGGCGGCGGCCGGTTCCGCTGCCGCGAGGAGCTGGGGACGCCGGAGGAGCTGGCGGACCACGTCGCCGCGCGCTGCGGATTCAGGCCCGTGCGGTGCCGGAACCAGGCCCAGGGCTGCCGGGCCGAGGTTTCCGCCTGCCGCGCCGACGCGCACGACGAGGCGTGCGCCTTCAAGCTCCTCCCCTGCGAGCAGCGCTGCggcctcgccgtcgcccgccgccaGATGGACCGGCACTGCGTCACCGTCTGCCCCATGAAGCTCGCCAACTGCCCCTTCTTCCAGCTCGGCTGCGAGTCCGCCTTCCCGGCCTGCAACCTCGGGTCGCACTGCGCCGAGTTCCTTCGGCCACACCTCCGCCTGCTCCTTAGTCCCAGCAAGATCGGCGCCGGTCGTCTGGATCCGGAGGAGCGTCTTCTACGGCTGGAGAAG CATGATTCCGATGGTGCGTTGGGCGAAGCTTTGGACGTGAGGTCTCTCACTAACGCCATTGCTCAGCTAGAGAAGAAGATGGACGCTGAAGATGGTTCCCCCGGTTACACCGGAGACGACAACAAAGAAGCAATGCCCACACAAGATTCCAACTCCGCAGCTCTGCACTAG